In Flavobacterium cerinum, one genomic interval encodes:
- a CDS encoding thioredoxin family protein: protein MKKIVFVCIFALVSILTKAQDTKLEWHTDIKKAIQLSQQEKKPLFLFFTGSDWCGWCIRLQKEVFQQPEFGIWAKENVILVELDFPRRKALAPEIQQTNNQLMQLFGVRGYPTVWFVNATEKEGKVNFEKLGSSGYVAGGPEVWLKGANQILKNVK, encoded by the coding sequence ATGAAAAAAATAGTTTTTGTATGCATATTTGCATTGGTTTCGATTCTGACAAAAGCACAGGATACAAAATTGGAATGGCATACAGATATAAAAAAGGCCATTCAGCTTTCTCAACAGGAAAAGAAACCTCTTTTTTTGTTCTTTACAGGTAGTGATTGGTGCGGATGGTGTATCCGATTGCAAAAAGAAGTATTTCAACAACCGGAATTTGGTATATGGGCCAAAGAAAACGTTATATTGGTGGAATTGGATTTCCCGAGACGAAAAGCTTTAGCACCGGAAATACAACAAACCAACAACCAATTGATGCAGTTGTTTGGCGTAAGAGGATATCCGACAGTCTGGTTTGTAAATGCTACGGAAAAGGAAGGAAAAGTAAATTTTGAAAAATTAGGAAGTTCCGGATATGTAGCCGGCGGACCGGAAGTCTGGTTAAAAGGTGCGAATCAAATATTAAAAAACGTAAAATAA
- a CDS encoding peptide MFS transporter, translated as MATISSNPDFFKTKVLGHPSGLFVLFFTEMWERFSFYGMRVLLVNFLTMAVAGVDMPGWGWSSQNAGALFGTYAGLLYLTPILGGMIADRYIGYRWAIVVGAAIMTLGHAAMAVETEFMLYLGLGLLVIGTGFFKPNMTSIISQMYKDLPEKKDGAYTIFYMGVNAGAFFGMMLCGYLAEKIGWSWGFGLAGIFMLLGTLQFWMAKPLFGTIGDVPDKAKRDAAVDATEKRNPFTMIDKILILITSVIGVLYIFNDPLSKIGEIDILPQEFLMSKGTLTGPLVIIVIGLILFLFLIISRIIRYETVVRDRMFAFIIFAFFTVFFWLSFEQAATSLVIFARDFTNRTLDGNSLMIFNVVNALLTVIPLGIITWVLVLLFKQTKSVILRSNVTLFICFGLMWGIVLWMLYREFTSEASEVTVSWFSILNSFFIIVFASFYTRWWDSKYNPSAAVKYGLGLIIMGLGYAVLAYGATAIPQGAVAGTVKVSMIWLILAYLFHTLGELCLAPVGLSYVSKLVPPRMIAFMFGMWYLGIAIGNKLAASVGGMIDDVVRDYDMTTFFLIFTLVPLIAGSCIILLNPVLKKLMHGVK; from the coding sequence ATGGCAACAATTTCATCCAACCCCGATTTTTTTAAAACCAAAGTATTAGGTCACCCTTCAGGGTTATTCGTATTGTTTTTTACCGAAATGTGGGAGCGTTTTTCTTTCTACGGAATGCGGGTTCTATTGGTTAATTTCTTAACAATGGCGGTTGCCGGTGTTGATATGCCGGGTTGGGGATGGAGCAGTCAAAATGCCGGAGCGTTATTCGGAACCTATGCCGGATTGTTATATCTGACTCCTATTTTAGGCGGAATGATTGCCGATCGTTATATCGGTTATCGATGGGCGATTGTGGTCGGAGCTGCTATTATGACGTTGGGACATGCTGCTATGGCTGTCGAAACGGAATTTATGCTTTATTTGGGATTAGGATTGTTAGTCATCGGAACAGGATTCTTTAAGCCGAATATGACGTCAATTATTTCTCAGATGTATAAAGACTTGCCGGAGAAAAAAGATGGCGCTTATACCATTTTCTATATGGGTGTGAATGCCGGAGCTTTTTTCGGAATGATGCTTTGCGGTTATCTGGCTGAGAAAATCGGTTGGAGCTGGGGATTTGGTCTGGCCGGAATCTTTATGTTGTTAGGAACATTACAGTTCTGGATGGCAAAACCGTTATTCGGAACGATTGGTGATGTGCCGGATAAAGCAAAAAGAGATGCTGCTGTTGATGCTACTGAAAAACGAAATCCGTTTACAATGATTGATAAGATTCTGATCTTAATCACATCGGTAATCGGAGTGTTGTATATTTTCAATGATCCGTTATCTAAAATCGGTGAAATTGATATTTTGCCGCAGGAATTTTTAATGTCAAAAGGAACATTGACAGGACCGTTGGTGATTATCGTAATCGGTTTGATTCTGTTTTTATTTTTGATTATCAGCCGTATTATCCGGTATGAAACTGTTGTTCGTGACAGGATGTTTGCTTTTATCATATTTGCTTTTTTTACCGTTTTCTTCTGGTTGTCTTTTGAACAGGCTGCGACGTCACTGGTAATTTTTGCAAGAGATTTTACAAACCGTACTTTAGACGGTAATTCATTGATGATTTTTAATGTGGTTAATGCTTTGCTAACAGTCATCCCGTTGGGAATTATTACCTGGGTGTTGGTTTTATTGTTTAAGCAAACCAAATCAGTTATTTTGCGTTCCAATGTCACATTGTTTATCTGCTTCGGATTGATGTGGGGGATCGTATTGTGGATGTTATACCGTGAATTTACAAGTGAAGCTTCAGAAGTTACCGTATCGTGGTTTAGTATTCTGAATTCCTTTTTTATTATTGTTTTTGCTTCTTTCTATACTCGTTGGTGGGATAGTAAATACAATCCGAGTGCCGCAGTTAAATACGGACTGGGACTTATTATCATGGGATTGGGCTATGCTGTACTGGCTTATGGTGCAACTGCAATTCCGCAGGGTGCTGTTGCCGGAACGGTAAAAGTGAGTATGATCTGGCTGATTTTGGCTTACTTATTTCATACATTGGGTGAATTATGTCTGGCGCCGGTAGGATTGTCCTATGTGAGTAAATTAGTGCCGCCGCGTATGATTGCTTTTATGTTCGGAATGTGGTATCTGGGTATCGCAATCGGTAACAAACTGGCTGCAAGTGTAGGAGGGATGATCGACGATGTAGTACGTGATTATGACATGACAACTTTTTTCCTGATCTTTACATTAGTGCCGTTAATAGCGGGAAGTTGTATCATACTACTGAACCCGGTGCTTAAAAAACTAATGCATGGTGTTAAATAA
- a CDS encoding peptide MFS transporter, with product MWNKHPKALPFLFLSEMWERFGYYLMIGIFTLYLKDVEAGFAMTEKEASDLYGTFIALVFLTPFLGGLIADRYLGYRKSIVLGGILMGLGYFLMGVHSITVLYIAMTLVIVGNGFFKPNISTLLGNFYSKEEYKDKKDEGYNIFYMGINVGAFICNFFGAALQILLGWHWAFMAAGVGMFIGVFVFLMGTKHYVGYDQKKGVQDGDMPFWKIVLFILVPSAVFGVIGWLLKGVASESNPDSYIFGSDSTDAFIFACIPVILFYSSLYFKAKTEDKRPIAALLAIFGVVILFWAVFKLNGSALTTWADRYTDRQTTGVTSNVFNGLKLAKEVEFKKDSVELYDDQFRLQKENGVVKKEVNYPLYFRNVAQEKLPAEGSKVSLWATNLSQSINPGWVIILTPLVVAFFTFLRSRGKEPSTPTKIAFGLLISALSVLVMIAAVKIGNNGTEKVSVWWLVANYGVITIGELFLSPMGLSVVSKLSPTNITSLMMGGWFLATSIGNKLSGVLASMWDTYEDKTNFFWVNFSLLLTASLMMFVLLKWLNSIMKEKGIN from the coding sequence ATGTGGAATAAACATCCAAAAGCATTACCGTTTTTGTTCCTGTCTGAAATGTGGGAACGTTTCGGATATTATCTGATGATCGGTATTTTTACGTTATATCTAAAAGACGTGGAAGCCGGTTTTGCGATGACCGAAAAAGAAGCATCCGATTTATACGGAACTTTTATTGCATTAGTATTCTTAACACCGTTTTTAGGTGGTTTAATCGCCGATCGTTATTTGGGATACCGTAAGTCGATTGTATTGGGAGGAATCCTGATGGGACTCGGCTATTTCCTGATGGGCGTTCATTCGATAACCGTATTGTATATCGCAATGACATTGGTTATTGTGGGGAATGGTTTCTTTAAACCGAATATTTCCACTTTATTAGGAAACTTCTATTCGAAAGAAGAATATAAAGATAAAAAAGACGAAGGTTACAACATTTTCTATATGGGAATCAACGTTGGGGCTTTTATTTGTAACTTCTTCGGAGCCGCTTTACAAATCCTGTTGGGTTGGCACTGGGCCTTTATGGCTGCCGGAGTGGGCATGTTTATCGGAGTATTCGTATTCCTGATGGGAACGAAACATTATGTAGGATACGACCAGAAAAAAGGGGTTCAGGACGGAGATATGCCGTTTTGGAAAATCGTACTGTTTATTCTGGTGCCGTCAGCGGTATTCGGAGTAATCGGATGGTTGCTGAAAGGTGTGGCTTCCGAATCCAATCCGGATAGTTATATCTTCGGATCCGATAGTACGGATGCTTTTATCTTTGCCTGTATTCCGGTAATATTATTCTATTCGAGTTTATATTTTAAAGCGAAAACAGAAGACAAACGACCGATTGCCGCATTATTGGCGATTTTCGGAGTTGTAATTCTGTTCTGGGCCGTTTTTAAACTAAACGGATCTGCATTGACAACCTGGGCGGATCGTTATACGGACCGACAAACAACCGGTGTAACGTCAAATGTATTTAACGGATTGAAATTAGCCAAAGAGGTTGAATTTAAAAAAGATTCCGTTGAATTATATGATGATCAATTCCGTTTACAAAAAGAGAACGGAGTGGTGAAAAAAGAAGTGAATTACCCGTTATATTTCCGTAATGTAGCACAGGAAAAACTTCCGGCTGAAGGTTCGAAAGTAAGTTTATGGGCAACCAATTTAAGTCAGTCGATTAATCCGGGTTGGGTGATCATTCTAACACCGTTGGTAGTCGCCTTTTTTACCTTCCTGCGTAGTCGGGGTAAAGAACCGTCAACGCCGACTAAAATTGCGTTCGGTTTGTTGATTTCGGCTTTATCCGTATTGGTTATGATCGCAGCCGTGAAAATCGGAAATAACGGAACTGAAAAAGTGAGTGTATGGTGGCTGGTGGCGAACTATGGAGTAATCACAATCGGAGAATTGTTCTTAAGTCCGATGGGATTATCGGTAGTATCCAAGTTAAGTCCAACAAACATTACCTCATTAATGATGGGTGGTTGGTTTTTAGCAACCTCTATCGGAAATAAATTAAGTGGCGTGCTAGCCAGTATGTGGGATACCTACGAAGACAAAACAAATTTCTTCTGGGTCAATTTCAGTCTTTTATTGACAGCTTCACTAATGATGTTTGTACTGTTGAAATGGTTAAATAGCATCATGAAAGAAAAAGGAATTAATTAG
- a CDS encoding ComEC/Rec2 family competence protein, translating to MKVLRYPIFGITCFFVFGILFDFYCNPNSTVLLLSLAISFVLFCLSYFASNRHFQQKNYFGLTLYFLSFCCGSLTQHFHYEPNHRQHYSHFITDKPCSIKGAFTERLKSGATSDKYLFAVSEINNHHASGTLLLYIPKTVSLPKSLIGTRLALYTTLSELPKNRNPYQFDYAAYMAKRNVFHQLYLSKTNFIITGQQQNGASLISKYRDQLLFGFEKHHFKPETQAIITALILGQRQDLDSNTTSAYTDAGAAHILAISGLHIALLYGLLLFLVKPLKRLQNGRILQFIILLLLLWLYAILTGLSASVVRAVTLFSLISFSRYLNRATHLYNSLIISFFLLVITKPGFIFDIGFQLSYLAVFAILSLHTVYKKIRLPKNRISRYLCDILFVSIAAQVGVLPLCLYYFHQLPLLFIFSNLIVLPLITIILPLGILVTVFNFISDPIALFLGQLLSFLIEIMTNIITWIASFRTLVLQNIAFNFSMMIALYIVLIALFLWIQKRIAYRLIFLLTSIFLFQIVYWITIYDHKHHDDFVVFHDRKHTLIALKRQHHIITYSNDSLIDQNYNLRMYCNGLFHPSMVHNPLRNTFSFHRQKILVIDSDGIYQNVEKPDIILLINNPKINPDRLLQLLQPKLIIADGTNSILYTERWETSCRKTKIPFYATGKKGFLSIANIN from the coding sequence ATGAAGGTATTGCGGTATCCTATATTCGGAATTACGTGTTTTTTTGTATTCGGGATTTTATTCGATTTTTATTGTAACCCGAATTCAACCGTACTCCTTTTATCCCTGGCGATTTCATTTGTCCTTTTTTGTCTTAGCTATTTTGCTTCCAACCGGCATTTTCAACAAAAAAATTACTTCGGACTTACGCTTTATTTTCTTTCTTTTTGCTGCGGAAGCTTAACTCAGCACTTTCATTATGAACCTAATCATCGTCAGCATTACAGCCATTTTATAACCGATAAGCCCTGTTCTATAAAGGGAGCCTTCACCGAACGTTTAAAATCCGGCGCTACATCCGACAAATATCTTTTCGCTGTTTCAGAAATTAATAATCATCACGCAAGCGGAACGCTTTTACTATATATCCCAAAAACCGTTTCGTTACCAAAATCGCTTATAGGAACACGACTGGCACTATATACCACTTTATCCGAGCTACCTAAAAACCGGAATCCTTATCAGTTTGATTATGCTGCCTATATGGCGAAACGGAATGTTTTCCATCAGCTCTATCTTTCTAAAACCAATTTTATCATCACCGGACAGCAGCAAAACGGAGCGAGCCTTATTTCGAAATACCGGGATCAGTTACTTTTCGGTTTTGAAAAGCATCATTTTAAACCGGAAACACAAGCTATTATTACTGCTTTAATTTTAGGTCAGCGACAAGATCTTGACAGCAATACAACTTCAGCCTATACCGATGCCGGCGCTGCGCATATTCTCGCTATTTCCGGACTTCATATCGCTCTTTTATACGGATTGTTACTTTTTCTTGTCAAACCGCTAAAACGGCTTCAAAACGGCAGAATTCTCCAATTTATTATTCTGTTACTTTTACTTTGGCTCTACGCCATACTAACCGGATTATCTGCTTCCGTAGTTCGGGCAGTAACCTTGTTTAGTCTTATCAGTTTTAGTCGGTATTTAAATCGTGCCACCCATCTGTATAATTCCCTTATTATTTCTTTTTTTTTATTAGTAATTACCAAACCGGGTTTTATTTTCGACATTGGTTTTCAGTTAAGTTATCTGGCTGTTTTTGCGATTCTATCATTGCATACCGTTTATAAAAAAATCAGGTTGCCGAAAAACAGAATATCTCGTTATTTATGCGATATCCTATTTGTTTCTATCGCGGCACAAGTTGGCGTTCTCCCTTTATGCCTTTATTATTTCCATCAGCTTCCATTGCTCTTTATTTTCTCTAATTTAATTGTTCTTCCGCTTATCACCATTATTCTTCCACTAGGCATTCTGGTTACGGTTTTCAATTTTATTTCAGATCCTATTGCTCTCTTTTTGGGGCAATTATTATCCTTTCTGATCGAGATCATGACGAATATCATCACATGGATTGCTTCCTTTCGAACTTTAGTCCTTCAAAATATTGCTTTTAATTTTAGTATGATGATCGCTTTATACATCGTCTTAATAGCTTTATTTCTGTGGATTCAAAAAAGAATTGCCTACCGACTGATATTTTTACTTACAAGTATATTCTTGTTTCAAATAGTCTATTGGATTACTATTTATGACCATAAGCATCATGATGATTTTGTTGTCTTTCATGATCGGAAACATACACTTATCGCTTTAAAGCGACAGCATCATATTATCACTTATTCCAATGACAGTCTTATCGATCAGAATTACAATCTACGGATGTATTGTAATGGTTTGTTTCATCCTTCAATGGTTCATAATCCTTTACGAAATACTTTCTCTTTCCACAGGCAAAAGATTCTCGTTATCGATTCAGACGGCATTTATCAAAACGTTGAAAAACCGGATATCATCTTACTGATCAACAACCCGAAAATCAATCCGGATCGCTTACTACAATTGTTACAACCCAAACTTATTATAGCAGACGGAACCAATTCCATTTTATATACCGAGCGATGGGAAACCAGTTGTCGTAAAACAAAAATCCCTTTTTACGCTACCGGTAAAAAGGGATTCCTTTCAATTGCTAATATCAATTAA
- the lpxB gene encoding lipid-A-disaccharide synthase: MKYYIIAGEASGDLHGSNLMKGIYKHDPNAEIRFWGGDLMQQAGGTLVKHYRDLAFMGFAEVVMNLKTILNNIKICKADILNFKPDVLIFIDYPGFNMRIAKWAKELSMKTHYYISPQIWAWKENRIQAIKRDVDKMYVILPFEKDFYEKKHNFPVDFVGHPLIDAIHNRPKTDTEKFRHENNLDEKPIIALLPGSRKQEISKMLSEMLSVVDSFPDYQFVIAGAPSQDFEFYKQFLTNKSVHFISNKTYDLLSVAHAALVTSGTATLETALFKVPEVVLYKGNWISYQIAKRIITLKYISLVNLIMDQEVVTELIQGDCNPKKIKTELDKILEPNHRSKLLATYDLLEEKLGGEGASDKTARLIIDNLT, from the coding sequence ATGAAATACTATATTATAGCCGGAGAAGCTTCAGGTGACCTGCACGGCTCCAACTTGATGAAAGGCATCTACAAACACGACCCGAACGCCGAAATTCGTTTTTGGGGCGGCGACCTGATGCAACAGGCTGGCGGAACGCTGGTTAAACATTATCGGGATCTGGCTTTTATGGGATTTGCAGAAGTCGTTATGAACCTGAAAACAATCCTGAATAATATTAAAATTTGTAAAGCCGATATTCTGAATTTTAAACCGGATGTTTTAATTTTTATTGATTATCCGGGTTTTAATATGCGTATTGCAAAATGGGCTAAAGAACTTAGCATGAAAACGCATTATTATATTTCACCGCAAATATGGGCCTGGAAAGAAAACCGTATACAGGCAATCAAAAGAGATGTCGATAAAATGTATGTGATCCTTCCGTTTGAGAAAGACTTTTATGAGAAAAAACACAACTTTCCTGTCGATTTTGTAGGACATCCGCTAATTGATGCCATTCATAACCGACCGAAAACGGACACTGAAAAATTCAGACATGAAAATAATTTAGACGAAAAACCGATTATCGCGTTGCTGCCCGGAAGCCGAAAACAGGAAATTTCAAAAATGCTTTCCGAAATGCTTTCCGTTGTTGATAGTTTCCCCGATTACCAATTTGTTATTGCCGGTGCTCCAAGTCAGGATTTTGAATTTTACAAACAATTCCTAACCAATAAAAGCGTTCATTTTATTTCCAATAAAACATATGATCTGTTAAGCGTAGCGCATGCCGCATTGGTTACATCCGGAACTGCAACTCTGGAAACCGCATTGTTTAAAGTTCCGGAAGTGGTTCTTTATAAAGGGAACTGGATATCCTATCAGATTGCGAAACGAATCATCACCTTGAAGTACATTTCGCTTGTTAATCTTATAATGGATCAGGAAGTCGTAACCGAGCTTATACAGGGCGATTGCAATCCTAAAAAAATTAAAACGGAATTAGATAAAATATTAGAACCAAATCATCGTTCTAAATTACTGGCAACTTATGATTTACTGGAAGAGAAGCTGGGCGGCGAAGGAGCAAGCGACAAAACAGCCCGGTTAATTATAGATAATTTAACATAA
- a CDS encoding C40 family peptidase, translated as MRKVIQVLVLLFLVVSCKTATPTIITSKKEAEKKGVYTYTEKTRSKTVTSSDKNAKTAEVKKSDKKKRKVIDNDVPESDIIVSSENESYMAEQLTNSALDYLGVRYRGGGTTREGMDCSGLVTAVFNSFDMQLPRSSNDMAKVGERLDFKDIKRGDLVFFKTNGKRIINHVGLVVEVVEDEIKFIHSSTSSGVIISSTKEPYYERSFVQANRVVN; from the coding sequence ATGAGAAAGGTTATACAAGTATTGGTTCTGTTATTTCTGGTGGTTTCCTGTAAAACCGCTACTCCTACAATTATTACTTCAAAAAAAGAAGCTGAAAAGAAGGGTGTATATACTTATACTGAAAAAACGAGATCCAAAACGGTTACCTCTTCTGATAAAAACGCTAAAACGGCAGAAGTTAAAAAATCCGATAAGAAAAAACGAAAGGTTATCGACAATGATGTACCCGAAAGCGACATTATCGTAAGCTCGGAAAACGAAAGCTATATGGCCGAGCAATTAACCAATTCTGCTCTGGATTATTTGGGCGTACGTTACCGTGGTGGCGGAACGACACGTGAAGGAATGGATTGCTCCGGATTGGTAACGGCTGTTTTCAACTCTTTTGATATGCAATTACCGCGCAGTTCCAACGACATGGCCAAAGTTGGCGAAAGATTAGACTTTAAAGATATCAAACGAGGTGATCTGGTTTTCTTTAAAACGAACGGAAAACGTATCATCAATCATGTCGGACTTGTTGTGGAAGTGGTTGAAGATGAAATAAAATTCATTCATTCGTCTACTTCAAGCGGTGTTATTATTTCATCGACCAAAGAGCCTTATTACGAACGTTCTTTTGTTCAGGCGAACCGGGTAGTAAACTAA
- a CDS encoding thioredoxin family protein produces MKKILFLLFLTVGAITAQAQEIKWMTFDEAIKAQKKNPKPIFMDVYTDWCGPCKMLDKNTFSDKAVADHISKNYYAVKFNAEGNSEVNYKGKKYTNPTFDPNRKGRNGVHEFTMFLQVQGYPSMFIFDKKGEVQSPLVGYRTPEELLKDLKG; encoded by the coding sequence ATGAAAAAAATACTGTTCTTATTGTTCCTTACTGTTGGAGCAATTACTGCTCAGGCGCAGGAAATCAAATGGATGACATTTGACGAAGCTATTAAAGCACAAAAGAAAAACCCGAAACCGATCTTTATGGATGTATATACCGATTGGTGCGGACCTTGTAAAATGTTAGATAAAAATACCTTTAGCGATAAAGCCGTTGCAGATCATATTTCGAAAAATTATTATGCTGTAAAGTTTAATGCCGAAGGAAATTCTGAAGTAAACTATAAAGGAAAAAAATATACGAATCCGACTTTCGATCCGAACAGAAAAGGAAGAAACGGTGTTCATGAATTCACGATGTTCCTGCAAGTACAGGGATATCCGTCGATGTTCATCTTTGATAAAAAAGGAGAAGTGCAATCCCCGTTAGTGGGATACAGAACTCCTGAGGAATTGCTAAAAGATTTAAAAGGTTAA
- a CDS encoding peptide MFS transporter: MNTKETLEEIQSFKGKYPKQLWYLFFSEMWERFSFYGMRGMLVVFMVSQLMMNGKVANLQYGATQAFVYAFTFIGGLFADKILGYRKSLFWGGLLMIVGSVILAVDPKQFFFFGISFTIVGTGFFKPNISTMVGKLYKDDDVRRDAGFSLFYAGVNLGALIGGYICIAVANGSMLSTTVPEHLRWNVAFGFAAVVMFVSLVTFTQTQKSLGPIGLSPLSHLETSKRKIYEYATYIGSLIVLPIIMTMVSKTEYTDIFMYIIGPCSLLYLFYEMKNYSAAENKKLLAALVFIIFSIFFWAFFEQSGGSLSLFAANNLTNTMFGVKFDPNGVNNSANSLFVIIFAALVGMVWLWMARRKIEPNTIVKFGLGFLFLAGGFYVFYYTKFFADANGMTGLDLFTFGWFVITFGELCLSPIGMSVMTKLSPEKLQAVLMGMWFLASAYGQYFAGLLGANIAEASEHATNLEKLNIYADGYKQLALYALIAGIILIVISPLVKKLMQGVK; encoded by the coding sequence ATGAATACAAAGGAAACTTTAGAAGAAATACAAAGTTTTAAAGGCAAGTACCCCAAACAATTGTGGTACTTGTTTTTTAGTGAAATGTGGGAACGTTTCAGCTTCTACGGAATGAGAGGAATGCTGGTAGTCTTTATGGTGAGCCAGCTGATGATGAACGGAAAAGTAGCCAACCTGCAATATGGCGCTACTCAGGCATTTGTTTATGCTTTTACCTTTATCGGCGGATTGTTTGCCGATAAAATTCTGGGGTATCGAAAATCCTTGTTTTGGGGTGGTCTATTAATGATTGTCGGAAGTGTGATTCTGGCTGTCGACCCGAAACAGTTTTTCTTTTTCGGAATCAGCTTTACCATCGTAGGAACCGGTTTCTTTAAACCGAATATTTCAACGATGGTTGGAAAACTATATAAAGATGACGATGTAAGAAGAGATGCCGGATTCTCATTGTTTTATGCCGGAGTAAATCTTGGCGCTTTAATCGGTGGCTATATCTGTATCGCGGTAGCTAACGGAAGTATGTTGAGTACAACTGTACCGGAGCACCTGCGTTGGAATGTCGCTTTCGGTTTTGCAGCCGTAGTAATGTTCGTCAGTTTGGTAACGTTCACCCAAACGCAGAAAAGTCTGGGACCAATTGGACTTTCGCCTTTATCACATTTGGAAACATCCAAAAGAAAAATTTACGAATACGCTACTTATATCGGGTCATTAATCGTTTTACCGATTATCATGACAATGGTATCCAAAACGGAATACACCGATATCTTTATGTACATCATCGGTCCGTGTTCGTTATTGTATCTGTTTTATGAAATGAAAAATTATTCGGCAGCTGAAAATAAAAAATTATTGGCGGCATTGGTTTTCATTATATTTTCCATTTTCTTCTGGGCTTTCTTCGAACAAAGCGGTGGATCATTAAGCCTTTTCGCAGCAAACAATCTTACGAATACGATGTTCGGAGTTAAATTCGATCCGAATGGCGTAAACAACTCGGCTAATTCCCTGTTTGTAATCATTTTTGCGGCATTGGTCGGAATGGTTTGGTTATGGATGGCGCGTAGAAAAATTGAACCGAATACGATTGTGAAATTCGGTTTAGGATTCTTATTCCTGGCCGGCGGTTTTTATGTTTTCTATTACACTAAGTTTTTCGCCGATGCGAATGGAATGACCGGATTGGATCTCTTTACATTCGGTTGGTTCGTAATCACGTTCGGTGAATTGTGTTTATCTCCGATCGGAATGTCGGTAATGACAAAGTTATCACCTGAAAAACTACAGGCTGTATTAATGGGAATGTGGTTCCTGGCCAGTGCATACGGACAATATTTCGCAGGATTATTAGGTGCTAATATTGCGGAAGCATCGGAACATGCAACTAACCTTGAAAAATTAAATATTTATGCCGATGGCTATAAGCAATTGGCACTATATGCCCTGATCGCAGGGATAATACTGATCGTTATTTCGCCATTGGTTAAAAAACTGATGCAAGGCGTTAAATAA
- the surE gene encoding 5'/3'-nucleotidase SurE yields MNKKPLILVTNDDSILAPGIRALIAVMKEIGDVVVVAPDSPQSAMGHAITINNTLHIEKVKIDADLDMEYSCSGTPVDCVKIAVHEILKRKPDLCVSGINHGSNSSINIIYSGTMSAAVEAGIEGIPAIGFSLLDFSWNADFEPAKAFVKKITLEVLEKGLPDSVILNVNLPKLPADQIKGIKICRQAKAMWEERFDKRTNPQGKEYYWLTGEFINQDKGEDTDEWALANGYISVVPVQFDLTAHHAIQQLNSWNLNN; encoded by the coding sequence ATGAACAAAAAACCTTTGATCCTGGTTACTAATGATGATAGTATTTTAGCACCCGGAATACGCGCCTTAATTGCTGTTATGAAAGAGATTGGTGATGTTGTAGTTGTAGCTCCCGACAGTCCGCAATCGGCAATGGGACATGCGATTACGATTAACAACACCTTACATATTGAAAAGGTTAAAATTGATGCTGATCTGGACATGGAATACAGTTGTTCCGGTACGCCTGTAGACTGTGTAAAAATTGCCGTACACGAAATTTTAAAGCGCAAACCGGATTTATGTGTTTCGGGTATCAACCACGGTTCCAACTCCTCCATCAATATTATTTATTCGGGAACAATGAGTGCTGCCGTTGAAGCGGGTATTGAGGGAATTCCGGCCATCGGTTTTTCGTTATTGGATTTTAGCTGGAATGCCGATTTCGAACCGGCTAAGGCTTTTGTAAAAAAAATCACCCTTGAGGTATTGGAAAAAGGATTACCGGATAGTGTTATCTTAAATGTAAACCTTCCGAAGCTTCCGGCCGATCAGATAAAAGGAATTAAAATATGCCGACAGGCTAAAGCGATGTGGGAAGAGCGTTTTGACAAGCGAACCAATCCACAGGGTAAAGAATATTACTGGCTTACCGGCGAATTTATCAATCAGGATAAAGGAGAAGACACGGATGAATGGGCATTGGCTAACGGTTATATTTCGGTTGTTCCGGTTCAGTTTGACCTTACCGCTCACCATGCTATACAGCAACTGAATTCCTGGAATCTTAACAATTAA